The Oncorhynchus tshawytscha isolate Ot180627B unplaced genomic scaffold, Otsh_v2.0 Un_contig_5255_pilon_pilon, whole genome shotgun sequence genome includes a window with the following:
- the LOC112215010 gene encoding myosin-binding protein C, slow-type-like — protein MPWCSSFFSAITTSSSGSIPAPLLTLSQRKFIFEQKGTQRILVINNCGLNDDAAYSVAAGEEKCTTELFVKELPVKITKEIEAVKTTVNERIELECEVSEVGAQVKWCKNGVEVPTGPRSRYRVKSDGLKHWLIIDDASKEDTGTFSLMASGGTSEAKVQVELKPLKIIQDLQDMTVLLGQPLKMHCEIFPGNVPGRWYRNGQLIQSNDRINILQRAKNHRLEIVNSTIHDAGDYTFVPEGYSQSLCAKIHIVDPPRVHLESLNFPDNTVTIVAGNKLRVEIPISGEPAPRVVWMKGERVSADLGQNRLHCA, from the exons atgccaTGGTGCTCATCCTTTTTCTCTGCTATAACTACTTCTTCCTCTGGCTCCATTCCGGCTCCACTGCTGACCTTAAGTCAAAGGAA GTTTATCTTTGAGCAAAAGGGCACGCAGCGGATCCTGGTCATCAACAACTGCGGCCTGAATGATGATGCTGCTTATTCCGTAGCTGCGGGAGAAGAGAAGTGCACCACAGAGCTGTTTGTCAAAG AGTTACCAGTGAAGATTACTAAAGAGATTGAGGCGGTGAAAACGACAGTGAACGAGAGGATTGAGTTGGAGTGCGAAGTGTCTGAAGTAGGAGCTCAAGTAAAATG GTGTAAGAATGGCGTGGAGGTACCGACCGGGCCCCGGTCACGCTACCGTGTCAAGTCTGACGGGCTGAAACACTGGCTAATTATTGACGATGCCTCAAAGGAGGACACTGGAACCTTCTCCCTAATGGCCTCTGGGGGCACCTCTGAAGCCAAAGTCCAGGTTGAAT TGAAGCCACTGAAGATTATTCAGGATTTGCAGGACATGACAGTGCTTTTGGGCCAGCCACTGAAGATGCACTGTGAGATCTTCCCTGGAAATGTTCCAGGTCGCTGGTACAGGAACGGACAATTGATCCAGTCCAACGACCGCATCAACATCCTGCAAAGAGCCAA GAACCACCGATTAGAAATTGTGAACAGCACCATTCACGATGCCGGGGATTATACCTTTGTGCCAGAGGGATACTCTCAGAGCCTCTGTGCCAAAATTCATATCGTTG ATCCTCCCAGGGTGCACCTAGAGAGCTTGAACTTCCCTGACAACACAGTGACCATTGTGGCAGGAAATAAACTCCGTGTGGAGATCCCCATCAGTGGAGAACCAGCACCCAGAGTGGtgtggatgaagggagagagggtgagtgctGACCTGGGTCAAAATAGGCTTCATTGTGCTTAA